In Sphingobacterium zeae, one genomic interval encodes:
- a CDS encoding NAD-dependent epimerase/dehydratase family protein, translating to MILITGGTGFLGSTLIRQLIDQGIDVIAIKRAQSTIPTPLLSSSLIQWVDADINNYFELEDALEGVTKVYHCAAMVSYQKKDAKSLFKVNVEGTTNVVNLCLEKRIRLLHVSSIAALGTNSDNIPVSEEDQWEYNSLTSNYSLSKYQAEMEVWRGITEGLNAVIVNPSLILGASASDKGSGAIFSKIDKGLRFYPTGSVGVVDVEDVASIMIQLMEREEITAERYIINNLNISNKDLLSVASVLMNKPEPTIEVSETMLQIVSTVSSLLSIFKKSNATLTKETAAASSAKLHYSNAKIQALLNHSYRPLEQTLKEIAALYNKQ from the coding sequence GTGATATTAATAACTGGAGGAACAGGTTTTTTAGGGTCTACACTAATTAGGCAGTTGATAGACCAAGGAATTGACGTAATTGCCATTAAAAGAGCTCAATCGACTATTCCCACCCCGTTGTTATCTTCTTCTTTGATTCAGTGGGTCGACGCAGACATCAACAACTATTTTGAACTTGAGGATGCTCTCGAAGGGGTCACCAAAGTGTATCATTGTGCTGCAATGGTTTCCTACCAAAAAAAGGATGCTAAATCACTGTTTAAGGTGAATGTTGAAGGAACGACAAACGTAGTCAACCTTTGCCTTGAAAAGCGCATTCGTCTCTTACATGTGAGCTCCATTGCCGCTTTGGGTACAAACAGTGACAACATTCCTGTATCCGAAGAAGATCAATGGGAATACAATTCACTGACATCTAACTATTCGCTGTCCAAATATCAGGCAGAGATGGAGGTGTGGCGCGGTATAACAGAAGGTTTGAATGCAGTTATTGTGAATCCTTCTTTAATTTTAGGAGCCTCTGCTAGCGATAAAGGCTCTGGAGCTATATTTTCGAAGATCGATAAAGGCTTACGATTTTATCCGACAGGAAGTGTTGGCGTTGTTGATGTAGAAGACGTTGCTTCAATCATGATTCAGTTGATGGAAAGAGAGGAGATCACTGCTGAACGCTATATCATCAATAATCTGAATATTAGCAACAAAGATCTTTTGAGTGTGGCGAGTGTATTAATGAACAAGCCTGAACCGACAATCGAAGTGTCAGAGACCATGCTTCAAATTGTGTCTACAGTATCCAGCTTGCTTTCTATATTTAAAAAATCAAATGCAACCTTAACAAAAGAAACGGCAGCTGCTTCCAGCGCTAAATTGCACTATTCCAATGCTAAAATCCAGGCGCTTCTCAATCACAGTTATCGCCCTTTGGAACAAACCTTAAAAGAAATTGCAGCATTATATAACAAACAGTAA
- a CDS encoding formimidoylglutamase: MSSLSVFFRPISVISFAPEHGFLNSQLGNVIQAYETDFPNWEGDKKPHLAIVGVEEDRASVNNNGTDKAPDAVRKHLYALYQGDYKMNIVDLGNIKAGNTIQDTYIALKSVVEELVKENIVPIIIGGGQDLTYAQYLGYQNLERKIELAVIDSRFDIDQENAENVSLTSRSYVNHIILHQPDYLFNLNSIAYQTYLVSKESINMYDKLFFNATRVGMIAGKMDQSEPLIRAADLISFDIGAIRSSEAPGNANAIPNGLYGDEACQLARYAGMSDKCSSIGFYEFNPTFDPMEQTAMLVSQMIWCFIDGYYNRKQDTPLYPKSSYIIYRTTLEHEAHELVFVKSKKSDRWWIQVPYFGSKSVNERYYLVPCRYEDYQLAISGEMPDLWWKTHQKLQ; encoded by the coding sequence ATGTCATCACTTTCCGTATTCTTTCGTCCAATTTCAGTTATAAGTTTTGCGCCCGAGCATGGCTTCTTAAATTCTCAACTAGGAAACGTTATTCAAGCCTATGAAACAGACTTTCCAAACTGGGAAGGAGATAAAAAGCCGCACTTAGCGATTGTCGGGGTAGAAGAAGACCGGGCTTCTGTGAATAATAACGGAACAGATAAAGCGCCAGATGCCGTACGAAAACATCTATATGCGCTGTATCAGGGGGATTACAAGATGAATATTGTTGATCTGGGAAATATCAAAGCAGGCAATACAATTCAAGATACCTATATTGCTTTAAAATCCGTAGTTGAAGAGCTGGTGAAAGAAAATATTGTCCCCATTATCATTGGAGGAGGGCAGGATCTTACTTATGCACAATATTTGGGGTACCAAAATTTGGAACGGAAAATAGAACTTGCTGTTATCGATTCACGTTTTGATATTGATCAGGAAAATGCTGAAAATGTAAGCTTAACGTCTCGCTCTTATGTGAATCATATTATCCTACATCAGCCAGACTATTTGTTCAATTTGAATTCCATAGCCTATCAAACCTACCTCGTCAGTAAGGAATCTATCAATATGTATGATAAGCTATTCTTCAACGCAACACGAGTAGGTATGATTGCTGGTAAAATGGATCAGTCAGAACCGCTCATTCGCGCAGCCGACCTCATTAGCTTTGACATTGGTGCCATTCGATCTTCCGAAGCGCCAGGAAATGCTAATGCAATTCCGAATGGCTTATATGGCGATGAAGCTTGCCAACTTGCACGTTATGCTGGGATGTCAGATAAATGTTCTTCCATTGGTTTTTATGAATTCAATCCAACATTTGATCCAATGGAGCAAACAGCGATGTTAGTATCGCAAATGATATGGTGCTTTATTGATGGCTATTATAACCGTAAGCAAGATACGCCTTTGTATCCCAAATCATCTTATATCATCTATCGTACGACGCTGGAACACGAAGCGCACGAGTTGGTCTTTGTGAAGAGCAAAAAATCAGACCGTTGGTGGATCCAAGTTCCCTATTTTGGTTCAAAATCCGTCAATGAGCGCTATTATCTCGTCCCATGCCGTTATGAGGACTATCAATTAGCGATTTCTGGCGAAATGCCCGACCTGTGGTGGAAAACACATCAAAAGTTACAATAA
- the rmuC gene encoding DNA recombination protein RmuC — MEIVFFAGIVLLLVILIVLVLKKNNQATIEPGYSKEVETLKIELARSQQREQSLLEERSMLRNELEKERENLLVAERSLESTRSFYEAQLDKYQEQKNEIAEIKRQFNNEFQVIANKILEEKTQKFTETNHRSLGLILDPLKEKIKLFEEKVEKNYNQEAAERNSLKGVVLQLVEQSLKIKDEANSLTKALKGDTKKQGNWGEVILERVLERSGLMRDREFRLQVSLMDAEGRRMQPDAIIDLPEDKHLIVDSKVSLVAYERWVNAETDEDRAIFSKQHIQSVENHVKELSAKNYHELYGIESPEFVLLFMPIESALSMSVVQKPDLFSDAWDRKVVIVSPSTLLATLRTIASIWKQERQTRNVIEIAKEAGSLYDKFVSFLNDMEQVQNQLERALKSHEDATKKLSTGAGNVIGKVEKLKRLGAKANKQIDAKFLDEED; from the coding sequence ATGGAAATAGTTTTCTTTGCAGGAATCGTCCTGTTGTTAGTCATTTTGATAGTCTTGGTGCTCAAAAAGAATAACCAAGCCACTATTGAGCCTGGGTATAGTAAAGAAGTGGAAACACTGAAAATTGAGCTCGCTAGATCCCAACAGCGGGAGCAAAGCTTGTTGGAAGAGCGTTCGATGCTAAGAAATGAACTGGAAAAGGAACGAGAAAATCTTTTGGTTGCCGAACGTTCTTTAGAAAGTACACGTTCATTTTATGAAGCACAGCTTGATAAATACCAAGAGCAAAAGAATGAAATCGCCGAAATCAAACGACAGTTCAATAATGAATTTCAGGTTATAGCCAATAAAATATTAGAAGAAAAGACGCAGAAATTTACAGAAACTAACCATCGTTCACTGGGCTTGATCTTGGATCCATTGAAAGAAAAGATCAAACTTTTTGAAGAAAAAGTTGAAAAAAACTACAATCAAGAAGCAGCAGAAAGGAATTCTTTAAAGGGGGTTGTTCTCCAGCTGGTTGAACAGAGTCTGAAAATCAAAGATGAAGCCAATAGCTTGACCAAAGCCTTAAAAGGAGATACCAAAAAACAGGGAAATTGGGGCGAAGTAATTTTAGAAAGGGTGTTGGAGCGTTCGGGACTTATGCGCGATCGTGAATTTAGATTACAGGTATCTCTTATGGATGCTGAGGGAAGGAGAATGCAGCCGGATGCAATTATTGATCTCCCCGAAGATAAACACTTAATTGTAGATTCAAAAGTCTCATTGGTTGCCTACGAACGTTGGGTCAATGCCGAGACAGATGAAGATCGAGCAATTTTTTCAAAACAGCACATACAATCCGTAGAGAACCATGTGAAAGAACTTTCCGCAAAAAACTACCACGAGTTATATGGTATTGAATCACCGGAATTTGTATTGTTATTTATGCCGATCGAATCAGCTTTAAGTATGTCAGTGGTTCAGAAACCAGATTTGTTTAGTGATGCCTGGGATCGCAAAGTCGTCATTGTTAGCCCTTCAACGTTATTGGCAACCCTTCGTACCATCGCTAGCATATGGAAGCAAGAACGTCAAACTAGAAATGTGATTGAAATCGCCAAAGAAGCAGGAAGTCTTTATGACAAATTTGTAAGCTTCCTAAATGATATGGAACAGGTACAAAACCAGTTGGAACGTGCATTAAAAAGCCATGAAGATGCGACCAAAAAACTGTCCACCGGAGCAGGGAATGTGATTGGTAAAGTGGAGAAATTAAAACGGCTGGGGGCTAAAGCAAATAAACAAATAGATGCTAAATTCCTGGACGAAGAAGATTAA
- a CDS encoding DUF4407 domain-containing protein, with product MSDINRFFWRCAGVHQETLEKYPEEHSKYTAIGATIFFTGLFASLSGGYAMYFVFSGGAFDWLLALVFGIIWGLAIFNMDRYIVLSINKSKSGFMQLLQALPRILLAILIGLVISRPLELKIFDKEIRENLRVRFLADQRAKIDTLNSTFNKKYANEVALLKSITTERDSLESSIKNDRTKLNYEIFGNKTTETSGVMGYGPYAKMKEEELKKKEGYLDTLRNKITLQQNAIRQKQQFEGILDQKVLSNASLDSAVNVAGFADRNSALGNLRYDANGKVNESNANAVFFIALLFVFLECLPVIVKLLAGKDPYDNELQNQRTIHDYESDTNVTVQKEAIDRLKDTYVDVSINKRMKEL from the coding sequence ATGAGCGATATTAACCGTTTCTTTTGGAGATGTGCCGGAGTGCATCAAGAAACTCTTGAAAAATATCCAGAAGAACATAGTAAGTACACAGCCATAGGTGCTACTATTTTTTTCACGGGATTATTTGCCAGCCTTTCTGGCGGCTATGCCATGTATTTTGTATTTAGTGGGGGAGCTTTTGACTGGCTTTTAGCACTTGTATTTGGTATTATTTGGGGATTAGCGATATTTAATATGGATCGCTATATTGTCCTGAGTATAAATAAATCGAAAAGTGGCTTTATGCAACTTCTGCAGGCTCTCCCTCGCATTCTATTGGCTATTTTGATTGGATTGGTAATCTCAAGGCCATTAGAATTAAAAATCTTTGACAAAGAGATCCGGGAAAACCTCCGAGTACGGTTTCTCGCCGATCAACGTGCTAAAATTGATACGCTTAATAGTACATTCAATAAGAAATATGCCAATGAGGTGGCCCTTTTAAAATCGATTACGACAGAACGGGATTCGTTGGAATCTAGCATAAAAAATGACCGAACAAAATTGAATTATGAAATTTTTGGAAACAAAACGACCGAAACATCGGGTGTAATGGGCTATGGCCCTTACGCCAAGATGAAAGAAGAGGAATTGAAGAAAAAAGAGGGCTACTTGGACACGCTACGCAACAAAATAACACTCCAGCAGAACGCGATACGCCAAAAGCAACAATTTGAAGGTATATTGGATCAAAAAGTTTTATCGAACGCTTCGCTGGATAGCGCCGTGAATGTAGCTGGTTTTGCCGATCGCAACTCGGCCTTAGGCAATCTCCGGTATGATGCCAATGGTAAAGTCAACGAGTCAAATGCGAACGCTGTATTTTTTATTGCTTTGCTTTTTGTCTTTCTTGAATGCTTGCCGGTAATTGTTAAACTGTTGGCAGGGAAAGATCCCTATGATAATGAACTCCAAAACCAAAGGACTATTCATGATTATGAGTCAGACACCAATGTAACGGTTCAGAAAGAAGCTATTGACCGATTAAAGGATACATATGTTGATGTTTCCATCAATAAGCGAATGAAAGAGCTCTAA
- a CDS encoding M3 family metallopeptidase: MKKRQLLPFFAIVATAFVGCEEKKVMTDNPLLLAYETPFNVPPFDKIKTEDFRPAFDEAIKVHNLEIDTIVNNSDKATFQNTIVALENAGRLLNNVSTVFYNLNSANTNDSIQAIAKDLAPILSSHSDEISMNSKLFDRIKTVWSNRNTLALDEQDNKLLEETYKSFVRSGANLKDADKEKMKKLNAELSTLTTQFGQNLLAETNAYMLVVDSASQLEGLPESLKTAAAEEAIAKGKKDKWVFTLQNPSIMPFLQYSKNRELRKQLWEAYQLRGNQDNTNDNKAIIQKIVNLRLQKAKLLGYSSHAAYVLEESMAKNPANVYALLNKLWSPALAKAKGEEADIAKEIAAEGGNFAVAPYDWRYYTEIIRKKRFALDEDEIKPYLSLPAVREGAFGVANKLYGLTFVALNNVPTYHKDVEVYEVKDKDGSHLGLLYADFFPRESKRGGAWMTSYRSQSTEDGKRVAPVISIVCNFTKPVGKNPALLTFDEATTLFHEFGHALHGLLSNVRYRSMAGTSVPRDFVELPSQVMENWAADPEVLKTYAKHFKTKEAMPDSLIQKMEKAGTFDQGFATVEYLSAALLDMDYHATTKPISKDINGFEKTAMKKIGIIDAIIPRYRSTYFQHIFAGGYSAGYYAYIWSEVLDSDAFAAFKEKSLYDQVTADSFRKNILEKGGTDDPAKMYRTFRGADPDPKYLLKKRGLN, from the coding sequence ATGAAGAAAAGACAACTTTTGCCCTTCTTTGCGATAGTGGCAACTGCATTTGTTGGTTGTGAGGAAAAAAAAGTGATGACAGATAATCCTCTTTTATTGGCTTATGAGACCCCATTTAACGTCCCTCCTTTTGACAAGATCAAGACAGAGGATTTTAGGCCAGCTTTTGATGAAGCTATAAAAGTACATAATTTGGAGATTGACACAATAGTCAATAATTCGGATAAAGCAACATTTCAAAATACGATAGTTGCACTTGAAAATGCAGGTAGGTTGTTGAACAATGTATCTACTGTATTTTATAATCTAAATAGCGCCAATACAAATGACAGTATTCAGGCGATAGCAAAAGATCTGGCGCCTATTTTATCGAGTCATTCAGATGAAATCTCGATGAATAGTAAATTATTCGACCGTATTAAAACCGTATGGAGTAACCGAAATACATTGGCACTTGATGAACAGGATAATAAGCTCCTGGAGGAAACTTATAAGAGCTTTGTACGTTCTGGAGCAAATCTTAAGGATGCCGATAAGGAAAAAATGAAAAAGCTTAATGCTGAACTTTCAACATTAACAACCCAATTCGGACAAAATTTGCTTGCGGAAACAAATGCGTATATGCTCGTAGTTGACTCAGCTAGTCAATTGGAAGGATTGCCAGAGTCGTTGAAAACAGCGGCTGCTGAGGAGGCTATAGCAAAAGGTAAGAAGGACAAATGGGTTTTCACTTTACAGAATCCTTCAATTATGCCTTTCCTACAATATTCAAAAAATCGCGAGTTGAGAAAGCAGCTTTGGGAAGCATATCAGCTTCGTGGGAATCAAGATAATACAAACGATAACAAAGCAATTATTCAAAAAATTGTCAACCTTCGTCTCCAGAAGGCAAAATTGTTGGGCTATTCATCCCATGCAGCCTATGTACTGGAGGAGTCCATGGCCAAGAATCCAGCAAATGTGTATGCGTTGTTAAATAAGTTATGGAGTCCAGCGTTGGCGAAAGCGAAAGGTGAGGAAGCAGATATTGCGAAAGAAATAGCCGCTGAAGGTGGGAATTTTGCAGTAGCACCCTATGATTGGAGATATTATACAGAGATTATTCGCAAAAAGCGATTTGCCTTGGATGAGGATGAGATTAAACCATATTTAAGTTTGCCTGCTGTCCGAGAAGGCGCATTTGGTGTAGCTAATAAATTGTACGGTTTGACATTCGTCGCTTTAAACAATGTCCCAACTTATCATAAAGATGTGGAAGTATATGAAGTCAAAGATAAAGACGGTTCACATTTAGGTCTTCTATATGCTGATTTTTTTCCGCGCGAGTCTAAACGCGGTGGAGCTTGGATGACCTCTTACCGTAGCCAGTCGACAGAAGACGGAAAACGTGTCGCGCCGGTAATTTCCATCGTATGTAACTTTACAAAGCCAGTAGGAAAGAATCCAGCACTTTTAACATTTGATGAGGCTACTACGCTGTTTCACGAATTTGGGCATGCTTTACATGGGCTCCTCTCCAATGTGAGATATAGATCGATGGCCGGAACTTCCGTACCACGTGATTTTGTTGAACTGCCTTCGCAGGTGATGGAAAATTGGGCCGCAGATCCTGAGGTGCTCAAAACGTATGCAAAGCATTTTAAAACCAAAGAGGCAATGCCAGATTCATTGATTCAGAAAATGGAGAAGGCGGGTACCTTTGATCAGGGATTTGCAACAGTTGAATACCTTTCGGCAGCATTGCTAGATATGGATTACCATGCTACGACCAAGCCAATTTCAAAAGACATCAATGGTTTTGAAAAAACTGCAATGAAAAAAATAGGTATTATTGATGCGATTATCCCACGCTATAGAAGCACGTACTTTCAGCACATCTTCGCGGGTGGGTATTCAGCCGGTTACTACGCCTATATTTGGTCTGAAGTATTGGACTCGGATGCTTTTGCAGCTTTCAAAGAAAAATCATTATACGATCAGGTAACAGCAGATTCGTTCCGCAAAAACATTCTTGAGAAAGGTGGTACAGATGACCCTGCTAAAATGTACCGCACGTTTAGGGGTGCGGATCCAGATCCAAAATATCTATTGAAGAAGAGAGGTTTAAACTAA
- the dnaG gene encoding DNA primase: MIKQEVIDKVLETARIEEVVGDFVDLKKRGTSLIGNCPFHHEKTPSFHVSVSKGIYKCFGCGVGGDSLKFVMELEKFSYPEAIRYLADKYSIQIEEVERSPAQLAAQDKRESLYVLSAWAGKFFAEQLWKTEMGQVIGLNYFKERGYTEDIIKKFELGYSPEEWTALVDKAQVAGFHADYLAASGLAIERDDKSLYDRFRGRVMFPIHNLTGRIIGFGGRTLKTDKKIAKYVNSPESEIYHKSDVLYGLNFAKKAIMEEDNCYLVEGYADVLSVHQAGVENVVSSSGTSLTTGQIKLISRFTKNVTILYDGDEAGIKASLRGTDMLLEEGLNVKVLLFPDGNDPDSYVQKFGAAAFKDYVKSKQQDFIFYKTNILLRDANDDPIKRAEVIRDVVESIALIPDEIKVSVFIRECSSLLDIEERILLAELNKIRLNRARKADKDAARKPQSSLPNAGVSHVGMDGPPPDFFMTDDERGGVAPMESIEQPAQLTSEILQEREIVRILINYGDYLATWEGDGDIPVAGVLLGNISDIEFKDKAAAYILKVYREAAAKYEIPDAKQFYSNPDPSISDLAINSVASKYSLSENWNDDKRKIYVTQEYEHLKPLVVTAIYRIKKRKIETEMHHIREEMKHEKDEANLEVLIFKYQKLKEAERLLGGFLGNTIVK; this comes from the coding sequence TTGATAAAGCAGGAAGTTATTGACAAGGTACTGGAAACAGCACGGATAGAAGAGGTGGTGGGCGACTTCGTTGATTTAAAGAAACGGGGGACGTCTTTGATAGGAAATTGCCCTTTTCATCATGAAAAGACACCGTCCTTTCACGTCTCTGTTTCGAAGGGTATCTATAAGTGTTTTGGATGTGGTGTTGGTGGAGATTCCCTTAAATTTGTGATGGAACTGGAAAAGTTTTCTTATCCGGAGGCCATCCGTTATTTAGCCGATAAATATTCGATTCAAATAGAAGAGGTTGAGCGTTCTCCTGCTCAGCTGGCAGCACAAGATAAAAGGGAAAGTCTGTATGTACTGAGTGCGTGGGCCGGTAAGTTTTTTGCCGAACAGCTCTGGAAAACTGAAATGGGGCAGGTCATTGGACTCAACTATTTTAAAGAGCGGGGCTACACTGAGGATATCATTAAAAAATTTGAATTGGGCTATTCGCCGGAGGAATGGACCGCATTGGTCGACAAGGCACAAGTAGCCGGCTTTCATGCCGATTATTTAGCAGCAAGTGGCTTGGCCATTGAACGTGACGATAAATCATTATATGACCGATTTCGTGGTCGGGTTATGTTTCCTATACATAACTTGACGGGGCGCATCATTGGCTTCGGGGGGCGGACGCTAAAGACCGATAAAAAGATTGCCAAATATGTAAATTCTCCGGAAAGCGAAATCTACCATAAATCAGATGTTCTATATGGATTGAATTTTGCAAAAAAGGCAATTATGGAGGAGGATAATTGCTATTTGGTAGAAGGCTATGCAGACGTTCTTTCTGTCCATCAAGCTGGAGTAGAAAATGTTGTTTCCTCCTCTGGAACGTCATTGACAACCGGTCAGATCAAGCTTATTTCTAGGTTTACAAAAAATGTGACCATTCTTTATGACGGAGATGAAGCGGGTATTAAAGCTTCTCTACGCGGTACAGATATGCTGCTCGAGGAAGGTTTAAACGTCAAGGTATTGCTTTTTCCTGATGGCAATGACCCCGATTCTTACGTGCAGAAGTTTGGTGCTGCAGCCTTTAAGGATTATGTGAAATCCAAGCAGCAGGACTTTATCTTTTACAAAACTAATATTCTACTTCGCGATGCCAATGATGACCCAATAAAGAGGGCTGAGGTAATTCGTGATGTGGTCGAAAGTATTGCATTGATTCCAGATGAGATTAAGGTCTCTGTTTTTATTCGGGAATGTAGCAGCCTTTTGGATATCGAAGAACGGATTTTATTGGCCGAGCTCAATAAAATACGGCTAAATCGGGCAAGAAAAGCAGATAAGGATGCAGCACGGAAACCTCAAAGCTCACTGCCAAACGCCGGCGTGTCGCATGTTGGAATGGATGGTCCGCCTCCGGATTTCTTTATGACTGACGATGAGCGAGGCGGAGTTGCCCCTATGGAGTCCATTGAGCAGCCGGCACAGCTGACATCGGAAATTCTCCAGGAACGTGAGATTGTACGTATCTTAATCAACTATGGTGACTATCTAGCTACTTGGGAAGGCGATGGAGATATTCCTGTAGCAGGCGTATTATTGGGAAATATAAGCGACATTGAGTTTAAAGACAAAGCCGCAGCCTATATTTTGAAAGTGTATCGAGAGGCTGCAGCAAAGTACGAGATTCCTGATGCCAAGCAGTTCTATTCCAACCCGGATCCGTCAATCTCGGATTTGGCAATTAATAGTGTTGCCAGTAAATATTCGCTCAGTGAAAATTGGAACGACGATAAGCGTAAAATTTATGTAACGCAAGAATATGAGCATTTAAAACCGCTTGTTGTTACGGCGATCTATCGAATTAAAAAACGTAAAATTGAAACCGAAATGCATCATATTCGTGAAGAGATGAAACACGAAAAAGATGAGGCAAATTTGGAAGTCCTTATTTTTAAATATCAGAAGCTAAAAGAAGCTGAAAGGTTGTTGGGTGGGTTTCTGGGAAATACTATTGTAAAGTGA
- a CDS encoding YraN family protein: MAKHLETGNWGEQMAMEYLVEKGYKIVLRNWRFKNLEVDLIVRDKDTLVFVEVKTRSGTDFGEPYEFVDVKKQRRLIRAAQAYILKTHYTGELRFDVVSITRAPKVELNYIKDAFWDS, encoded by the coding sequence ATGGCCAAGCATCTTGAAACGGGCAACTGGGGTGAACAAATGGCGATGGAATACCTCGTAGAGAAAGGCTATAAAATAGTGTTAAGAAATTGGCGATTTAAGAATTTAGAGGTAGATTTGATCGTGAGGGACAAGGATACACTTGTATTTGTTGAAGTTAAAACACGGTCGGGAACTGATTTCGGCGAACCTTACGAATTTGTAGATGTAAAAAAGCAACGTCGACTGATTCGTGCTGCCCAGGCTTATATCCTTAAAACCCATTACACCGGTGAGCTTCGATTTGATGTTGTCTCCATAACGAGAGCCCCCAAAGTTGAACTCAATTATATCAAAGATGCGTTTTGGGATAGTTGA
- a CDS encoding glutaminyl-peptide cyclotransferase, which yields MRKITYFMAIAALAFASCKSKKSSLEFASPGANQAVLKGAQVQLKLKFESVTMDSVAYFVDNKHVGSSTDTTAITVDTKDMAYGTRNISALVYNAGKPDSVSSTFYVVPASAKNYGFEVVNKYPHDTTAFTQGLQFADGVLYESNGRYGESNLRKVDLKTGKVLKEIKFDEKTFAEGMTLVGNKLFMLTWQQGEGYVFDKNSFVKESSFKYENSKEGWGLTYDGQHLIKSDGSNKLYFLDATTGKELNAIGVYDEAGPVDELNELEYIDGKVYANVYQKDVIVIINPQTGAVEERINLVGIYEHTSAYDNELNGIAYDEVGKRLFVTGKLWDTLYEIKTVEK from the coding sequence ATGAGAAAAATCACTTATTTTATGGCAATTGCAGCACTTGCTTTTGCTTCTTGTAAGTCAAAAAAATCCAGTTTGGAATTTGCGTCTCCTGGAGCAAATCAAGCTGTTTTAAAAGGTGCTCAAGTGCAATTGAAACTGAAATTTGAATCAGTGACAATGGACTCTGTAGCTTATTTTGTAGATAATAAACATGTGGGCTCATCAACCGACACCACGGCGATTACCGTAGATACAAAGGACATGGCTTATGGTACACGGAATATTTCCGCTTTGGTATACAACGCCGGAAAACCTGATTCTGTTTCCAGTACCTTTTACGTTGTACCCGCAAGCGCAAAAAACTATGGTTTTGAGGTAGTGAACAAATATCCGCACGATACGACAGCATTTACACAAGGTCTACAGTTTGCAGATGGTGTTCTCTATGAATCGAATGGGCGCTATGGCGAGTCTAACCTGAGAAAAGTTGATCTAAAAACAGGTAAAGTACTGAAAGAGATTAAATTTGATGAAAAGACATTCGCTGAAGGAATGACCTTGGTTGGTAATAAGTTATTTATGTTAACTTGGCAACAAGGAGAAGGCTATGTCTTTGATAAAAACTCTTTTGTAAAGGAAAGTTCCTTTAAATATGAAAATAGTAAGGAAGGTTGGGGTCTAACCTACGATGGTCAGCACTTGATTAAATCTGATGGCTCCAATAAGCTATACTTTTTAGATGCAACAACCGGTAAGGAGTTGAATGCTATCGGAGTTTACGACGAAGCCGGCCCAGTGGATGAACTTAACGAACTGGAGTATATAGACGGCAAAGTCTATGCAAATGTCTATCAGAAAGATGTTATTGTTATCATCAACCCACAAACAGGAGCAGTAGAGGAGCGGATTAATTTGGTGGGCATTTATGAGCATACGTCTGCTTACGATAATGAATTGAATGGCATCGCTTATGATGAGGTGGGCAAACGCCTATTTGTAACAGGTAAGCTATGGGATACGTTGTATGAAATCAAAACCGTTGAAAAATAG
- a CDS encoding Kelch repeat-containing protein, whose protein sequence is MIRYYATTGLINNKVRAVDVQKFDADKKSWISLPTSSNFPGIARSGAVGFSIGKIGYVGSGTDDGTNALSDFYSFDSATETWKKIADLPIALNGAVAFSVGGKGYVGTGATNGTQGGSKNENRFFEYNPATNVWTEIDAVTFPNKVTGAFAFVINNVAYVGGGVSSYGYGEALRQFDGKSGWITKNSLKRSDGTYSYDLTRSNASTFAIGGNGFLVGGLKNSVAQNTTYKYVASGDYWTTENTALAGSARYNAISFAIGSNGFISTGLNGTNPLDDTWMFTPVY, encoded by the coding sequence ATAATAAGGTATTATGCAACGACTGGATTAATCAACAATAAGGTTAGAGCAGTTGATGTGCAAAAATTTGACGCAGATAAAAAATCATGGATATCTCTTCCAACTTCGTCTAATTTCCCGGGTATCGCAAGAAGTGGCGCAGTGGGGTTCTCTATAGGAAAAATTGGCTATGTCGGTAGCGGAACTGATGATGGTACAAACGCTTTAAGTGATTTTTATTCATTTGACTCCGCAACAGAAACATGGAAGAAAATAGCTGATTTACCAATCGCATTAAATGGTGCAGTTGCTTTTTCGGTAGGTGGAAAAGGATATGTAGGTACTGGTGCCACAAATGGTACGCAGGGTGGTTCAAAAAATGAAAATAGATTTTTTGAGTATAATCCAGCAACAAACGTATGGACAGAAATTGATGCTGTTACTTTTCCTAATAAAGTAACTGGTGCATTTGCTTTTGTAATCAATAACGTAGCTTACGTAGGTGGTGGTGTTTCTTCTTATGGTTATGGAGAAGCTCTTCGCCAATTCGATGGCAAAAGCGGATGGATTACTAAAAATTCACTTAAACGTTCGGACGGAACTTATTCATACGATTTGACGCGTTCTAATGCTTCTACATTTGCGATTGGTGGCAATGGATTTTTAGTAGGTGGATTGAAGAACTCTGTTGCTCAAAACACAACATATAAATATGTAGCAAGTGGAGATTATTGGACGACAGAAAATACTGCTTTAGCTGGCTCCGCAAGGTATAACGCAATCAGCTTTGCTATTGGTTCAAATGGATTTATCTCTACCGGATTAAATGGTACAAATCCACTTGACGACACATGGATGTTTACACCTGTGTACTAG